The region AATCACAAAGCAGGGATTGGCggttcctttcctcccattccttccttctggcGCCATTCCAATCGCCTTTCCCGGCTCAGAATTCGCGCTCAACGGACAAGGGTTAAAGGTGCAGGTCGTTAagggtagtagtcgtagtagtggtagtagtaagggtcgtaatagtagtggttCAGTGTTTGGTCGTAagattagtggtagtagtggttttgGTAGTAAAGTggatacgactactactactactacgactactattgcTCCTATTAAtagtttaagtagtagtagtagtggtagtagtagtagtagtagtagtagtagtagtaaactgcAAACACTAAtctccaataacaacaacaaaaacaacaacaacaatctcagACTCACAGCCGTTACAAATGACATTCAAAACCAACGGACATTTCAAACTGCcaattcaaattcaaattcaaattcaaaccGGCCAATCACGAAGCCGCACCGCCAACCGCCACAACGGAAAAACtcaaatttgaaagaaaacggtTTTAGTAACGGTCTTTCCTTCTTCGAATTCAAAAAGATCAACCCTAAAGCTACgaccactacgactactactacgaccaccgcTACTACGACTATCGACCAGGAAAAACCAcaattcaaaacacacactgcTGCAATAGTCTCCTTGTCACGACTTTCTAATACGACTACGACTTCTACGACCACTACGACTACTCCTACGaccactacgaccactactacgactcctgctactaccacaactattcCCAGAAgcccgttttctattttctcaagAGGGACAGTTCGATTCACGCTACCATCACGTGTACGACCACCTACGACCATTTCTACGACTACGACCCCACTACCAAGTCTAATAGGTCTTCTGAGAGCTATAGGAAAACCAGAAACGACTCCATCTCCTACAACGACCactacgactgctactactacgactactacaacccAAAGTACGACCACCACACCCAGAAGGACGCCAGGGACACTTAGACCAATTCCAGTTACGACCACGACCCTCGAAGATGAACACCAAGGTCGTAGTGAGGAAATAACGACCTTAAGAACGACTTTTGGTGGTCGTAAGGGTAAGACAGTGATAAAAAGACGACTTCTTGCATCGAGTAGAGAACTGAGAAGCCCTGTGaagactacgactactactacgaccactacgACCCCAAGTACGACCACACGAGCTGAAAACAACCAGATATATTGAGTACAGAGCTTGGACGACTACTAGCCACACTTACGACAACGGTACGACCTCTCCCAGCTACTCAGAGACGACCTAAGGCTTCTAGTGAGGGTACGACAACGGTACGACCAGATGAGGTGGTTGGTACGACTAAATCTCTTCCCACGACCACAAAactgtctcctttctttaaatatttcgGGAAGAAGTTATAAtagagaaagtggagagagagagagagagagagagagagagagagagagagagagagagagagagagagagagagagattaagcgtAATAGAttcaattatttctctctctctctctctctctctctctctctctctctctttgtaaatACATGTAATACTGTTAAGAAGGTCAATAATATTAAAGTTTgctcaaatataaagaaaatgtgagaaaatgagataatatTGTCTTATTGttaaccttgagagagagagagagagagagagagagagagagagagagagagagagagagagagagttgttttgcTTACGTCTTGTGCCAAGGTcatacacacacgctctctctctctctctctctctctctctctctctctctcacgaaaaaagaaaattaacgaaacaaatgaaagagaaacaagattaaagaaagaagacgaagaagaagaagaagaagaagaagaagagaggaggaggaggaggaggaggaggaggaggaggaggaggaggaggaggaggaggaggaggaggaggaggaggaagaataagaaaagaaaataaataaacatacataataacaaagaggaagaaaaagttaagaggaggaggaggaggaggaggaggaggaggaggaggaggaggaggaggaggaggaggaggaggacattacACGTacgaagaaggaaatgataatcctcctcctcctcctcctcctcctcctcctcctcctcctgcacctgtttctcctcctcctcttcttcttcttcctcttcctcttcctcctccaacaatCTTGTAATAGAATTTTTGTggctgtttactctctctctctctctctctctctctctctctctctctctctcgaatttgatttaactgtagtagtagtagtagtagtagtagtagtagtagtagtagtagtagtagtagtagtagtagtagtagtagtagtagtagtagtagtaccatcaccacaccccacgtaatttttagagagagagagagagagagagagagagagagagagagagagagagagagagagagagagacaggtgtgttAGGAGCGCCCGTGGGAACTGccacaggtaaaggtgagagtGAGTGGGCTTAATTgtcccctcgctctctctctctctctctctctctctctctctctctcttccaatctcaattcctttctttcgccttcttcctttcttcttcttcttcttcttcttcttcttcctcctcctcctcctcctcctcttcctcctcctcctcctcctcctcctcctcctcctcctcctcctcctcctattaccagagacattttttcttataatcactccctttcctccttttcctcctcctcctcctcctccttttcttcctcttcttcttcttcctccccctcattACACGCCACATAAAATaaatgtacaagagagagagagagagagagagagagagagagagagagagagagagagagagagagagagagagagagagagagagagagagagttttcaagaACCATTAATCCAAAATTCTCTTTGAAGAACCagttaacttctctctctctctctctctctctctctctctctctctctctctctcgtcaaattaaagaaaataaaactatttCACAAGACTGCCCACGctgtttttaagagagagagagagagagagagagagagagagagagagagagagagagagagagagagagagagagagagagagagagatgtagagagagagatctatctAATAATCAGGTTAATtttgagattagagagagagagagagagagagagagagagagagagagagagagagagagagagagagagagagagagagagagagagagtgtgtgagagataaTCTTCACAGttcagaagtgagagagagagagagagagagagagagagagagagagagagagagagagagagagagagactcagaaaCTCAAAAtcattcctgctctctctctctctctctgtgtgtgtgtgtgtgattcactgtttgatctggtgcagtgtgtgagagacagccagacgttagactacggaacgagctcagagagAGATCTTGggaggcctgagaccaggcacacaccacacaccgggacaacaacctcacaactcctccatttacatcccctacctctctctaggtgctagtgtgtgtgtgtgtgtgtgtgtgtgtgtgtgtgtgtgtgtgtgtgtgtgtgtgtgtgtgtgtgtgtgtgtgtgtgtgtgtgagagagagagagagagagagagagagagagagagagagagttatagaaactctctctctctctctctctctctctctctctctctctgacagcctttcatatgtgtgtgtgtgtgtgtgtgtgtgtgtgtgtgtgtgtgtgtgtgtgtgtgtgtgtgcgtgcgtgcgtgcgtgcgtgcgtttgaGACCATTTGAAgctgcgcgcgcacacacacacacacacacacacacacacacacacacacacacacacaggttcagGTGACAATACAATGGACAGGTAAAGGTAATGAGATAcaggtgaatctctctctctctctctctctctctctctctctctctctctgatattgttcctttgttattattgctctctctctctctctctctctctctctctctctctctctctctctctaatcaaccAGTAATCTCACCCCGACAGGTCAGATTACAGTGAGCGAGTGAACTATCTTTAATCTGAGCTAGCTTTAACTTGTCACTTACTTACGTGTTGCTTCATCAGAGGTTTAtcaagaaagtgtgtgtgtgtgtgtgtgtgtgtgtgtgtgtgtgtgtgtgtgtgtgtgtgtgtgtgtgtgtgtgtgtgtgtgttttgatttccgatttcttatctctctctctctctctctctctctctctctctctctctctctctcagatgaaaAGCTACACCTctactgacaacaacaacaacaacaacaacaacaacaacaacaacaatgaaggtggcgatggtggtggtgatggtggtggcgatggtggtggaggcagaagtagtagtggatGGCAGCGGTTATAGTGGAGTAGTAGTGGCTATCAGTCCTAACCTGcctgctactaccactgaaCAGCAGGAGAAAGTTATAGCAGATGTTaaggtaagtagtagtagtagtagtagtagtagtagtagtagtagtagtagtagtggtggtggtggtggtggtggtggtggtggtggtggtggtggtggtggtggtggtggtggtggtagtagtagtagtagtagtagtagtggtggtggtggtggtggtggtagtagtagtagtagtagtagtagtagtagcagtagtatcatcttcttcttccttcctcctcctcctcctcctccttacacgacacagacagccccgagttagcggtcactactactctcgacctgtgacgggctgtggaaagtcaggagccctgacagtagtgatcatcatcgggaattaaagtaccaggggtcactgctgcagggggtaaccatgtagtgtgcggcgccccttagtgggaagtacacttttacagtggactgaacggagctggggcctgattgactgctgcctcccttgaaagcgccaggcaaggctgccgcaccacctcttgacctctacactgtgtctacatttacattacactatactatacttacactcacagataaccctgagttaacggtcactactcccactttcgacctgtgacgggttgtgtttgtctagggccctgttaattttttatcaccatcgggacaaccagggatcaatgttgcagggggaaatcagtgtacggcgtccctcaagggaaagtacgcttactcagtggagtgaacggagctggggcctgattgactgctgccttccttgaaagcgccaggcaaggctgccgcaccacccctccgacatccacactgtgactccacccacacgcacattcaccacactacataaccgtcaagcacctacatagtcccccacaaacaagagtagacgcagattacaacttcctttctctatcctctaaaattccatttggtttttcaataccacatggtgcctttccttttccggccagcttcggctggtgggatgggtgggtggggaggagccttctgctttcctgtcctgtctctcacaatgtgtagttagtatagaatagttaaccaagcagcctagtaaggaccccagcgtctgttgttgcttgggatttcctttgtattcctcctcctcctcctcctcctcctcctcctcctcctcctcctcctcctcctcctcctcctcctcctcctctttccttccccttccctcttccttgaaaccattaccaccaccaccaccaccaccatcaccaatatcataaacaaatatataaactctctctctctttctctcaccaggAGCTAGTGACGGCCGCCTCTGAGGGAATCTTTAGAGCTAACTTTAATTTGCTCTACCTGGCtgaggtgacggtggtggtgcccGCTGGATGGAAAGTCACACACGAGGAAACACTGcccgggtgagagagagagagagagagagagagagagagagagagagagagagagagagagagagagagagagagagagagagagagagagagagagagagagagattgttaacaCCTATGCATAAGTGACACacgaaaactactactactactactactactactactactactactactacttctaatactcctcctcctcctcctcctcctcctccttctcctattcctcctcctcttccagctactactactactactactactactactactactactattactaatctcctcctcctcctgtccttctcttcctcctcctgctcctcctcctcctcctcttctgaataattaaacatgatactatattaactttatagatagatatgtagagttcagcgtagggtgaataatagaatctcctttcatcctttcctgtgaaaattccatgtcagtttttccatactgcatggtacttttccaagctattttccatgccagcgaaagctggagggagtggtgggtggggaggagccttctcctgtactgtcctgtctctcttatctgtagccagttagaagtagttaccaaacagcctcgaaaggaccaacaggtctgttgctgtttggctttcctttgtattcctttgtattctcttcctcctcctcctccagctactactagctactactactattactaccactactacttttcaGGGAGTCGTGGGAGGTAGCGGACATCGTGATAGTGGAAGGGGGAGCGGCGACCCCTTCCGCCCCCTTGGTGAGAGCAGGGGGGGTGtgtggagtgagaggagggagagtggaggtgcCTTATGACTATTTTGACCCCAATGTCCAGGCCTTATATGGAgacccaggtgagagagagagagagagagagagagagagagagagagagagagagagagagagagagagagagagagagagagagattgttagttaccaatttatatttttcctgtttttttttttttcttcttcttctcctcctcctcctcctcctcctcctcctcctcctcctcctcctcctcctcatttccttttcactctctactaaaattccatgtgattttttaatatcacatggtttcgccttttttcctgccagcctcggctggggaggagccttctgctttgctgtcctgtctctaccactggtagttagtagatagtctccacaaacagcctagtaaggacctaagggtctgttgctgtttgtcttcctttgtatttatgTAAGATTTGaatataaagacagacagacagatagacagacagacagagacagacagacacagacaaacacacacacagactgacaaaACAAACAGAGATAAAGGCAGCTTAAGataacacatttctctctctctctctctctctctctctctctctctctctctctctctctctctctctctctctctctctctctctctctctctctctctctctctctctctcaccctgtctctctcactctcaccctctctccctccctcctcactgacacctcacacctctccctctcccacaggTAAGGTAATGGCCCAGGCGTGGCTCCAATACAGGTACGGGGTGTATGAAGAGCATGGCTACCCGGGTGACACAGCCTTCCCACTGTCCTACCGCCACTTGCCCACCAACGCCACCAGACCC is a window of Portunus trituberculatus isolate SZX2019 chromosome 1, ASM1759143v1, whole genome shotgun sequence DNA encoding:
- the LOC123512630 gene encoding calcium-activated chloride channel regulator family member 3-like — encoded protein: MKVAMVVVMVVAMVVEAEVVVDGSGYSGVVVAISPNLPATTTEQQEKVIADVKELVTAASEGIFRANFNLLYLAEVTVVVPAGWKVTHEETLPGESWEVADIVIVEGGAATPSAPLVRAGGVCGVRGGRVEVPYDYFDPNVQALYGDPGKVMAQAWLQYRYGVYEEHGYPGDTAFPLSYRHLPTNATRPSLCTDWDSLKGGWLDA